A genomic segment from Malaclemys terrapin pileata isolate rMalTer1 chromosome 1, rMalTer1.hap1, whole genome shotgun sequence encodes:
- the FEZF1 gene encoding fez family zinc finger protein 1, with protein sequence MDNSCHHTATKILATSPARESLSARSNMISTSKPLAFSIERIMARTPEPKSIPVPPFLQGSVPKGDPKHSLHLNSSIPCMIPFVPVAYDPLPKAGMAGSEGRKAHLDSSASPFSCGDLLNCALSLKGDFPRDALPLQQYKLVRPRVVNHSSFHAMGALCYFNRGDGPCHPSSSVNIHPVASYFLSSPLHPQPKAYLAERNKLVLPSVEKYPSGVAFKDLSQAQLQHYMKESAQILSEKIAFKSSEFSRSSPSSKPKVFTCEVCGKVFNAHYNLTRHMPVHTGARPFVCKVCGKGFRQASTLCRHKIIHTQEKPHKCNQCGKAFNRSSTLNTHTRIHAGYKPFVCEFCGKGFHQKGNYKNHKLTHSGEKQFKCNICNKAFHQVYNLTFHMHTHNDKKPFTCPTCGKGFCRNFDLKKHVRKLHDSALGLPRAPAEPGPDQTLQPPGPLLQQPHHP encoded by the exons ATGGACAATAGTTGCCACCACACGGCGACCAAAATCTTAGCAACTTCTCCAGCCAGAGAAAGCCTGTCTGCTCGAAGCAACATGATCAGCACCTCCAAACCCCTGGCTTTCTCCATTGAGCGAATCATGGCCAGGACTCCAGAGCCCAAGTCCATTCCGGTGCCGCCCTTCCTCCAAGGATCCGTGCCCAAAGGAGACCCCAAACACTCTCTGCACCTCAACTCCTCCATCCCCTGCATGATCCCCTTTGTCCCGGTGGCGTACGACCCCCTCCCCAAAGCGGGGATGGCCGGATCAGAGGGCAGGAAGGCTCACTTGGACTCCTCTGCCTCGCCCTTCAGCTGCGGCGATCTATTGAACTGTGCCCTGAGCCTAAAAGGCGATTTCCCCCGCGacgccctgcccctgcagcagtaCAAACTGGTGAGACCGCGAGTGGTCAATCACTCCTCTTTCCACGCCATGGGAGCGCTGTGCTACTTCAACCGCGGCGACGGCCCTTGTCACCCGTCGTCCAGCGTCAACATCCACCCGGTGGCTTCTTATTTCCTCAGCTCGCCTTTGCACCCGCAGCCCAAGGCTTACCTGGCGGAGAGAAACAAACTGGTGCTGCCGTCCGTGGAAAAGTACCCTTCTGGAGTGGCCTTTAAAGACTTATCGCAGGCTCAGCTCCAACACTACATGAAAGAAAGTGCCCAGATCCTATCGGAAAAAATCGCGTTCAAGAGCTCGGAGTTCAGCCGGAGCTCTCCCAGCAGCAAGCCCAAAGTTTTCACGTGTGAAGTTTGTGGAAAG GTATTTAATGCACATTATAATTTAACTCGCCACATGCCAGTCCACACAGGAGCCAGACCCTTTGTTTGCAAAGTTTGTGGCAAGGGCTtcagacaagcaagtactctctGCCGGCACAAGATCATACACACCCAG GAAAAGCCTCACAAGTGTAACCAGTGCGGCAAAGCGTTTAACCGAAGTTCcactttaaacacacacacacgaatccATGCCGGCTACAAACCTTTTGTATGTGAATTTTGTGGCAAAGGATTTCATCAAAAAG GTAATTACAAAAACCACAAACTGACCCACAGCGGCGAAAAGCAGTTCAAGTGCAATATCTGCAACAAGGCTTTCCATCAGGTGTACAACCTGACCTTCCACATGCACACCCACAACGACAAGAAGCCCTTCACCTGCCCCACCTGTGGCAAGGGCTTCTGCAGGAACTTTGATCTCAAGAAGCACGTCCGCAAGCTGCACGACAGCGCCCTGGGACTGCCGCGAGCCCCTGCCGAGCCGGGGCCAGACCAGACGCTGCAGCCGCCGGGCCCGCTGCTGCAACAGCCGCACCATCCGTGA